The Oxyura jamaicensis isolate SHBP4307 breed ruddy duck chromosome Z, BPBGC_Ojam_1.0, whole genome shotgun sequence genome window below encodes:
- the MCIDAS gene encoding multicilin → MPPPLDCPDFDLSLGEEATCGPCAPQLGSGAEARDPPTCPEPPEPCWRDTAERHQRVLGEALEENSQLQETLAQRQEELATLRESNVQLKELASQARQLAAVLDVSAAAAGHGGRGRGRAGGVGATQGSGGGAQPPEAPPEGAAGVGPMLRSVSERCRAALRSLAGSPPAKRPRLHGAFRGLRTGRAAPRPGGGGLPGGGSLRAALGEEGGIRTLAFPQGNAFTLRTAAGGYRFRWVPR, encoded by the exons ATGCCGCCGCCTCTGGACTGCCCCGACTTCGACCTGTCCCTGGGCGAGGAGGCGACGTGCGGCCCCTGTGCCCCGCagctggggagcggggctgaAGCGCGGGACCCCCCGACGTGCCCGGAGCCCCCCGAGCCGTGCTGGCGGGACACGGCGGAGCGGCACCAGCGGGTGCTGGGCGAGGCTCTGGAGGAGAACAGCCAG CTGCAGGAGACCTTGGcgcagaggcaggaggagctggcgACCCTGCGGGAGAGCAACgtgcagctgaaggagctggcgAGCCAGGCCCGGCAGCTGGCCGCCGTCCTCGACGTGAGTGCTGCCGCCGCGGGGCACGGGGGACGGGGTCGGGGCCGTGCGGGGGGCGTCGGGGCCACGCAGGGGAGCGGCGGTGGGGCGCAGCCCCCCGAAGCCCCGCC cgagggggcggcgggggtgGGCCCGATGCTGCGCTCCGTGTCGGAGCGGTGCCGTGCCGCGCTGCGCAGCCTGgcgggcagccccccggccAAGCGGCCCCGCCTGCACGGTGCCTTCCGCGGGCTGCGCACGGGCCGCGCCGCTCCGCGCCCCGGCGGCGGGGGACTGCCGGGGGGCGGAAGCCTGCGGGCGGCCCTCGGGGAGGAAGGCGGCATCCGCACGCTGGCCTTCCCGCAGGGAAACGCCTTCACCCTGCGCACCGCCGCCGGAGGGTACCGCTTCCGATGGGTGCCGCGGTGA
- the CCNO gene encoding cyclin-O, whose product MVEAAGGGTPQLGHGSGHGSCPPRPDRRQRRRRAAAEVEVAGENRLELQAFRDYGESWYRSRKGLESRFQPREPLARQPQVTAEARCKLVSWLIPVHRHLGVSFEALCLAVNTLDRFLATTPVAADCFQLLGVTALLIACKQVEVHPPSVKQLLTLCCDAFSRQQLRNLECIVLHKLGFSLAAPTVSFFLEHFTRVRMEEPGADAGEASDAGILARGVAELSLADYAFTKYAPSLLAAGSLGLADRLLRHRRPLDLRVSGYREGLLRGCMAELQLLVSLNGESLPMVLPPDVAQKCPWLRGGEPRKREINSVTTDHLRLLVCSRGACASGEGGECMGTGRDHPSS is encoded by the exons ATGGTGGAAGCGGCGGGCGGGGGGACCCCGCAGCTCGGGCACGGCTCCGGCCACGGCTCCTGCCCGCCGCGTCCCGACCggaggcagcggcggcggcgggcggcggcggaggTGGAGGTGGCCGGGGAGAACcggctggagctgcaggcttTCCGCGACTACGGGGAGAGCTGGTACCGCTCCCGAAAGGGGCTGGAGAGCCGCTTCCAGCCCCGGGAGCCGCTCGCCCGGCAGCCGCAG GTGACGGCGGAGGCTCGCTGCAAGCTGGTCAGCTGGCTCATCCCCGTGCACCGGCACCTGGGGGTCTCCTTCGAGGCGCTCTGCCTGGCCGTCAATACCCTCGACCGCTTCCTTGCCACCACCCCGGTGGCCGCCGACTGCTTCCAGCTTTTGGGGGTGACGGCGCTGCTCATCGCCTGCAAGCAG GTGGAGGTGCACCCGCCCAGCGTCAAGCAGCTCCTCACCCTCTGCTGCGACGCCTTCAGCCGCCAGCAGCTCCGCAACCTGGAGTGCATCGTCCTGCACAAGCTGGGCTTCAGCCTGGCGGCGCCCACCGTCAGCTTCTTCCTGGAGCACTTCACCCGGGTGCGCATGGAGGAGCCGGGGGCCGACGCCGGGGAAGCCTCCGACGCCGGGATCCTGGCCAGGGGCGTCGCGGAGCTGAGCCTGGCCGACTACGCCTTCACCAAGTACGCCCCGTCGCTGCTGGCCGCcggcagcctggggctggccgACCGCCTGCTGCGGCACCGCCGCCCGCTGGACCTGCGGGTCAGCGGCTACCGGgaggggctgctgcggggctgcaTGGCCGAGCTGCAGCTCCTCGTGTCCCTCAACGGGgagtccctgcccatggtgctGCCGCCCGACGTGGCGCAGAAGTGCCCCTGGCTGCGGGG GGGAGAGCCACGGAAACGCGAAATAAACTCCGTTACCACCGATCACCTGCGGCTGCTGGTCTGCTCGCGGGGAGCGTGTGCttcgggggaggggggggaatgCATGGGCACAGGGCGAGATCACCCCAGCAGTTAA